Proteins found in one Coffea eugenioides isolate CCC68of unplaced genomic scaffold, Ceug_1.0 ScVebR1_816;HRSCAF=1557, whole genome shotgun sequence genomic segment:
- the LOC113758962 gene encoding uncharacterized protein LOC113758962 — MAKKYAIESFDRVLRDLLNSDQIFGGKLIVFGGNFRQTLPIVHKGQREDYISASLINSYIWPHLQKIRLTENMRAFLDPSFSDFLLNIGNGTQATIANDKIQLPSSMIVSFINDDQQSLHTLIDTVYPSLSSFCPQNSTLINRAILSTTNDIVHEINQILIQKFPGEEIKYISFDKTINPTKQADHGDFLNTIHPLDYLHIC, encoded by the coding sequence ATGGcaaaaaaatatgcaattgAATCCTTTGACAGAGTACTTAGAGATTTGCTGAATTCTGATCAAATATTTGGTGGAAAACTCATTGTTTTCGGTGGAAATTTTCGACAGACTTTACCAATCGTCCACAAAGGTCAAAGAGAAGATTACATTTCTGCATCTCTCATCAACTCATATATTTGGCCACACCTCCAAAAGATTCGATTGACTGAAAATATGAGAGCATTTCTCGATCCATCATTCTCAGATTTTCTGCTCAATATTGGAAATGGCACACAAGCAACCATTGCAAATGACAAGATACAATTGCCTTCTTCTATGATTGTCTCTTTCATTAATGATGATCAGCAATCCTTGCACACTCTGATAGACACTGTTTATCCATCTCTATCTAGCTTTTGCCCTCAGAATTCAACTCTCATTAACAGAGCCATTCTCAGTACAACAAATGATATTGTGCACGAAATCAATCAAATTTTGATTCAGAAGTTCCCTGGagaagaaatcaaatatatCAGCTTCGATAAGACAATAAATCCAACAAAACAAGCTGATCACGGTGACTTCTTAAATACTATCCACCCCCTGGATTACCTCCacatttgttga